One stretch of Rosistilla oblonga DNA includes these proteins:
- a CDS encoding general secretion pathway protein GspK, translating to MAQANNVRCPVDREPALVAVSDETTTTKQRVPRRARRGIFLLIALVVIAVSTMAAYSFTDLMLAYDESTILSGRKTQADMLVESGTELARLMLAQSPTGREEMGGVDNNPAMFQAINVVPDLDPQRRGNVTVIAPSIDAMGEFSGIRYGLQNESARLNLNVLTVIEENYTVGDEALQAAADLGLADTDQAVVSDNIARELLMSLPNMTEDVADSILDWLDEDDEQRDFGAEYDYYNALPTPYGPKNGPLDSVEELLLVRGVTPELLFGADTNRNGIIDPIEQTYITTGDQSTASLGWSAFLTVYSREGNKTADGADRVDVNAEDLEQLQADLTDVLGNEDWASFIVAYRVAGQSGATASTGGDSDAAEAVSQASGGQAWSSSVLSTLDLSEGKVEVSQLLDLVGATVVVGEGNDQTVYQSPFANEPLSMATYMPYLMGLLTSKDYDSMPGRINLNECPAELIYGLPILEEETALALVEARGEQSESENRRFETWPLVEGILTLEQMRQLLPLVTAGGDVFRAQVVGYFEGANQSARVEVVIDATTINPDIVYWRSLSHLGRGFDVGTLGVRGEDGMQTLSIAE from the coding sequence ATGGCACAAGCTAATAACGTGCGATGCCCTGTCGACCGCGAGCCCGCGTTGGTGGCGGTTAGCGATGAAACAACGACGACAAAACAACGCGTTCCTCGTCGCGCCCGTCGCGGGATCTTTCTGCTGATCGCACTTGTTGTGATCGCGGTGAGCACGATGGCTGCTTATTCGTTTACCGACTTGATGTTGGCGTACGACGAATCGACGATCTTGAGCGGGCGCAAAACGCAAGCCGACATGCTCGTTGAATCGGGGACGGAGTTGGCGCGGTTGATGCTCGCTCAATCGCCGACCGGCCGCGAGGAGATGGGAGGCGTCGACAACAATCCGGCGATGTTCCAGGCGATCAACGTCGTCCCCGATCTCGATCCGCAGCGTCGCGGCAACGTCACGGTGATCGCGCCGTCGATCGACGCGATGGGAGAGTTTTCGGGAATCCGATATGGATTGCAGAACGAATCGGCGCGGCTGAATCTAAACGTGTTAACGGTGATCGAAGAGAACTATACCGTCGGCGACGAAGCGTTGCAGGCGGCGGCCGATCTGGGGTTGGCGGATACCGATCAGGCGGTGGTCAGCGACAACATCGCTCGCGAACTGCTGATGTCGCTGCCCAACATGACCGAAGACGTTGCCGATTCGATCTTGGATTGGTTGGATGAAGACGACGAGCAGCGCGACTTCGGCGCAGAATACGATTATTACAACGCCCTGCCGACGCCGTACGGTCCCAAGAACGGTCCGTTAGATAGCGTGGAGGAGTTGTTGTTGGTTCGCGGCGTGACGCCGGAACTGTTGTTTGGCGCCGACACTAATCGCAACGGCATCATCGATCCGATCGAACAGACCTACATTACGACGGGCGATCAATCGACGGCCTCGCTCGGCTGGTCCGCATTTCTGACGGTCTACAGCCGCGAAGGGAACAAGACCGCCGATGGAGCGGACCGCGTGGATGTCAACGCCGAAGATCTGGAACAATTGCAAGCCGATCTGACCGACGTGTTGGGCAACGAGGATTGGGCCAGTTTTATCGTCGCCTACCGCGTCGCCGGACAATCGGGTGCTACGGCGTCAACAGGTGGCGATTCGGATGCTGCCGAGGCGGTGTCGCAGGCGAGCGGTGGGCAAGCGTGGTCTTCGTCGGTCTTGAGCACTCTGGATCTTTCCGAAGGGAAAGTCGAGGTCTCGCAACTGTTGGACTTGGTCGGAGCGACCGTGGTCGTCGGCGAGGGGAACGACCAAACGGTCTACCAGTCGCCGTTTGCCAACGAACCGTTATCGATGGCGACTTACATGCCTTATTTAATGGGCTTGTTGACATCGAAAGACTACGATTCGATGCCGGGACGGATTAATCTGAATGAGTGTCCGGCGGAACTGATCTACGGTCTGCCCATCTTGGAGGAAGAGACGGCGCTGGCGTTGGTCGAAGCTCGCGGCGAACAGTCCGAGAGCGAGAACCGACGCTTCGAGACCTGGCCGTTGGTCGAAGGGATCCTGACGTTGGAACAGATGCGACAACTGCTGCCGTTGGTCACCGCCGGGGGCGATGTCTTTCGGGCTCAAGTTGTCGGCTATTTCGAAGGAGCCAATCAATCGGCTCGGGTGGAAGTCGTGATCGACGCGACGACGATCAATCCCGATATCGTTTATTGGCGAAGCCTGAGTCACTTGGGACGCGGGTTTGACGTCGGCACGTTGGGCGTGCGAGGCGAGGACGGGATGCAAACATTAAGCATCGCAGAGTAG
- a CDS encoding type II secretion system protein — MKANPFRSRKTQIDRSATPRKAFLRTGFSLFEIILALAIFGVAMAMLGNIVSNGAKAAIEARDLARAQIMCESKMAEVMLNTAGPQPISNVSLESNDTLRQWEYSVLTEPAPMSGMVAVQVKVQSVSQDASVVPVEFTLTRWIIDPAMDLQGLEDEAAALAAEADAMATSEGAGA; from the coding sequence ATGAAAGCTAATCCCTTCCGGTCACGCAAAACTCAAATCGATCGATCGGCGACGCCCCGGAAAGCGTTCCTTCGCACGGGGTTCTCGCTGTTTGAGATCATCCTGGCGTTGGCGATTTTTGGCGTCGCGATGGCGATGTTGGGGAACATCGTTTCCAACGGAGCAAAAGCTGCGATCGAAGCTCGCGACCTGGCTCGCGCTCAGATCATGTGCGAATCGAAGATGGCCGAAGTCATGTTGAACACTGCCGGACCGCAACCGATCTCCAACGTATCGTTGGAATCGAATGACACGCTGCGGCAATGGGAGTATTCGGTGCTGACCGAACCGGCCCCGATGTCGGGGATGGTTGCCGTTCAAGTCAAAGTTCAGTCGGTGTCGCAGGATGCATCGGTGGTTCCTGTCGAGTTCACGTTAACGCGATGGATCATCGATCCGGCGATGGACCTGCAAGGGCTAGAGGACGAAGCGGCGGCGTTGGCGGCGGAAGCAGATGCGATGGCGACAAGCGAGGGAGCTGGAGCATGA
- a CDS encoding prepilin-type N-terminal cleavage/methylation domain-containing protein: MQPTSIPTRFRRCPQADRRGFTLLELLLVLVLIAALSAMAVPAISVLMADGRIKRAGDEIRIVLAQSRLKAMRTGRTHMFRCEIGTSRYSVQPWNDASDMTEAADMSGQTLPGTAGTQAAVASYTPPEPTAADILELPENIVFADEQVESSQRSMFILQQAAMAAEAGWSQPILLYADGTTSTAVLRVKSEDGSVVKVQLRGLTGEAMVSEVTSDES; encoded by the coding sequence ATGCAGCCAACCTCGATTCCAACACGATTTCGTCGCTGCCCGCAGGCAGATCGCCGAGGGTTCACGCTGTTGGAACTGCTGTTGGTCTTGGTTCTGATCGCCGCGCTGTCGGCGATGGCCGTTCCGGCGATCAGCGTGCTGATGGCCGATGGGCGGATCAAACGGGCCGGCGATGAAATTCGCATCGTCTTGGCCCAGTCGCGGCTCAAAGCGATGCGAACCGGACGGACGCACATGTTCCGCTGCGAGATCGGCACCAGCCGGTACAGCGTCCAGCCGTGGAACGATGCCAGCGACATGACCGAAGCTGCCGACATGTCGGGTCAGACGTTGCCCGGAACCGCGGGAACTCAAGCCGCCGTCGCCAGCTACACGCCGCCCGAACCAACGGCTGCGGATATCTTGGAACTGCCCGAGAACATCGTCTTTGCCGACGAACAAGTCGAATCGTCGCAGCGCAGCATGTTCATTCTGCAACAAGCCGCGATGGCTGCCGAAGCGGGATGGTCCCAACCGATTCTGCTGTACGCCGATGGGACGACCAGCACGGCCGTGCTGCGAGTGAAATCCGAAGATGGCAGCGTCGTCAAAGTCCAGTTGCGCGGACTCACTGGCGAAGCGATGGTTTCGGAGGTGACGAGCGATGAAAGCTAA
- the gspG gene encoding type II secretion system major pseudopilin GspG, translated as MRKQRSRRRAAFTLLEVLLVLIILVIIGGIVTVNFVGIQKGAQDDTARTQLNNIKSGIKLYQLQVGTLPSSLEGLREKPNDIADPTRWKGPYFDEDIPADPWGNDYKYAPSGTGFELRSAGADGQEGSEDDVVVTSGTV; from the coding sequence ATGCGTAAGCAGCGATCGCGCCGTCGCGCGGCGTTTACGTTGTTGGAAGTTCTGCTGGTTTTGATCATCCTGGTGATCATCGGTGGAATTGTGACAGTGAATTTCGTCGGCATCCAAAAGGGGGCCCAAGATGACACCGCTCGGACCCAGCTGAACAATATTAAGAGCGGTATCAAGTTGTATCAGTTGCAAGTCGGCACCCTGCCGAGCAGCTTGGAAGGCCTTCGCGAGAAGCCAAACGACATCGCCGACCCCACCCGCTGGAAGGGGCCGTACTTCGACGAAGATATCCCCGCGGATCCTTGGGGGAATGACTACAAATACGCTCCCAGCGGCACCGGCTTTGAATTGCGTAGCGCCGGCGCCGATGGTCAGGAAGGATCCGAAGATGATGTCGTTGTGACCAGCGGTACCGTTTAG
- a CDS encoding LamG-like jellyroll fold domain-containing protein, translated as MNQSSEIWETRLDELVTAMRDDSLSDEQSVDLQNILKAQPGARRRFAESMHLSAMLSDGVQAHEPKTASLKSTSDTAAGTRRFRVKATILLATSATILFALLWARPQRVPNESLAELFDEGVAVVTQSYDPQWAGETRLHVGSSVSPGKVELQSGLIQLEFYRGAVVVVEGPAVLEFVNADRMICHRGRLRAHVPPQAEGFVVVSPNVELVDLGTEFGMDVSGDGSASVHVFDGKVELYESGTDRSAETRQEFNESESASVSAAGKIAPSSTKPVEFVSSSQLLQLTSTRNTARLEQWKMEQQSLAANPQAVLLYTFEKDASSSRLLRNRSTNNDQSNGAIVGCRWTEGRWSGKDALEFKHPGDRVRLQIPGEFDSLTWSAWVRIDGIDRPFIALMLTNGYDVGEPHWQLRDDGRLLLGIQTPSGHVAYDSEPVLNIKHLGRWTHLATVYDSKSAQVTHYINGENVGASPITTDNFKLRFGETEIGNWGTPMEYSPQKIRNFNGQIDELTLFSKALTAKEIQSLYTAGLR; from the coding sequence ATGAATCAGTCATCAGAAATCTGGGAAACACGGTTGGACGAGCTTGTCACGGCAATGCGCGATGACAGCCTCTCCGACGAACAATCGGTCGATTTACAGAACATTCTGAAGGCCCAGCCCGGCGCGCGTCGACGCTTCGCTGAGTCGATGCACCTATCGGCTATGCTCAGCGACGGTGTTCAGGCCCATGAGCCTAAGACTGCAAGCCTAAAGTCGACGAGCGATACTGCGGCTGGCACACGCCGCTTTCGAGTAAAAGCGACAATCTTGCTGGCAACTTCCGCTACGATTCTTTTCGCATTGCTGTGGGCGAGACCTCAACGCGTCCCGAACGAATCGCTCGCTGAGCTGTTCGACGAAGGTGTTGCGGTCGTCACACAAAGCTACGACCCCCAATGGGCAGGCGAGACTCGACTGCATGTTGGTTCGAGCGTTTCACCGGGGAAGGTCGAGTTGCAGTCCGGCCTTATCCAACTGGAGTTCTATCGTGGTGCGGTTGTGGTCGTTGAAGGCCCAGCAGTGCTGGAGTTCGTGAATGCGGATCGCATGATCTGTCATCGCGGTCGCCTGCGAGCACATGTTCCTCCCCAAGCAGAAGGTTTCGTGGTGGTCTCCCCAAATGTCGAACTGGTGGATCTTGGCACCGAGTTTGGGATGGATGTCTCTGGTGACGGTAGCGCATCGGTGCATGTGTTCGATGGCAAAGTGGAGCTTTACGAGTCCGGGACGGATCGGTCCGCGGAGACGCGTCAAGAATTCAACGAAAGCGAAAGTGCATCGGTTTCCGCAGCCGGAAAGATTGCACCGTCCAGTACGAAACCCGTCGAATTTGTCTCGTCATCGCAGTTGCTGCAATTAACATCAACGCGAAATACGGCACGGCTGGAGCAATGGAAAATGGAGCAGCAATCACTGGCCGCCAACCCACAAGCCGTGCTTCTTTATACGTTCGAGAAGGATGCCTCCTCCAGTCGATTGCTGCGGAATCGATCAACCAACAATGACCAATCCAACGGAGCGATCGTTGGATGTCGGTGGACCGAGGGCCGATGGTCTGGAAAAGACGCCTTGGAATTCAAACATCCGGGGGATCGTGTACGGCTTCAAATCCCCGGCGAGTTCGACTCACTGACCTGGTCTGCCTGGGTGCGCATCGATGGAATTGACCGACCTTTCATCGCCCTGATGCTGACCAACGGTTACGACGTGGGTGAACCGCACTGGCAATTGCGAGACGACGGCCGCCTATTGCTTGGAATCCAGACTCCCAGCGGCCACGTCGCCTATGATTCCGAGCCCGTGTTAAACATTAAGCATCTCGGTCGTTGGACACATTTGGCCACGGTCTACGACAGCAAGTCCGCTCAAGTCACCCATTATATCAACGGCGAGAATGTCGGCGCGTCGCCTATTACCACAGACAACTTCAAACTCCGATTCGGCGAGACGGAAATCGGGAACTGGGGAACTCCCATGGAATACAGTCCTCAGAAAATCCGAAACTTCAACGGCCAAATCGACGAACTAACCCTCTTCAGCAAAGCGCTGACAGCCAAGGAAATCCAGTCGCTTTACACAGCGGGCCTTCGCTAA
- a CDS encoding sigma-70 family RNA polymerase sigma factor yields the protein MTQSSDNDEKVQRFSALLVANHRRIYGFILTLVHDRTAAEDIQQDVSAVLWQKFDTFEIGTDFAAWAMAVSRLTILNWRRKQKKVPLPLDDQQFALLADEAVAVSCQHEARRVALNECLEKIDASGRELLASRFEMGQSVASIAEQLGRSRVAIYKRLNRIQSLLLDCINEKVREGVL from the coding sequence GTGACACAATCCAGCGACAACGACGAAAAGGTTCAGCGGTTTTCGGCGCTGCTGGTGGCCAATCACCGCCGCATCTACGGGTTCATCCTGACGCTGGTCCACGACCGCACCGCGGCCGAAGACATTCAACAGGACGTGAGCGCGGTGCTGTGGCAGAAATTCGACACATTCGAAATCGGAACCGACTTTGCCGCATGGGCGATGGCTGTTTCTCGATTGACGATTCTTAACTGGCGCCGAAAGCAAAAGAAGGTTCCCTTGCCACTGGATGACCAGCAGTTTGCGTTGCTGGCCGACGAAGCGGTCGCGGTGAGTTGCCAGCATGAAGCCCGGCGAGTTGCGCTCAACGAATGCCTCGAAAAGATCGACGCGTCGGGGCGAGAACTGCTCGCGTCGCGATTCGAGATGGGGCAAAGCGTTGCGTCGATCGCCGAGCAACTGGGACGCAGTCGAGTGGCGATCTACAAGCGATTAAATCGGATTCAGTCGTTGCTGTTGGATTGCATCAACGAAAAAGTACGCGAGGGCGTTTTATGA
- a CDS encoding sialidase family protein, producing the protein MFASDGLVFSSSTQFGAAHLRSSNYGETFSESHAGMHRTLVTGHTFSPYFDRDGTIFMATQTGYYKSTDRGRSWKKQSLFADEEVLSICSAADYSETGTIYVLTKSGVQRVGDATNARTLKDFDKTTFGKLQIAGDRLFVHRVFYDTPKKKNGMELVDYAAGTVDVLDLATNTWSTLAGQFNSGVIADFDASTDGKNVVVSLKGGSIHLSNDRGQSWKEAFERNGDFFCKVKLSPNYGEDQTIACGSAKGYFFLSSDGGQKWETRSNGLSRWVHHVNILINKIVFSPSYASDKTIFLGKTTGFYKTTDSGKYWRHINVWNTKWSYFVYAAPGTDSQDIFTATYNSGISRSSDHGDTWHSANIGITSAFANGMLLSPNYEQDKSIFVLDIATGLYRSSDGGRSWANVKETDTAKVVGKPVLYRKLGISPEFKDDGLIYFFSVPRKILGVTEKHSWKFNDKTKELTLLSIGGDKNYINGFSFTPKGTQQKKVFAATARGAFVSADEGPSWKNLTPGRGAEKIIVSPNYENDGLLYLMDKSGSLRVTSDFGATFRPADLNLDGKYIGNLTFSPDFANDQTLYVNTFGEGVFRSQDAGKSWSNLGLKGKLLFSGPTFSSNYTDDKTLFAPAIDGVFRSTDDGATWKNILNRTEYLPKEPQLVLRDPTGHEVPLTFNVPVEMKRYNMYDEEVGSEIFRTIPGSVQKVKDPRAYLASYYKFRMPQGSAVEISFYGTAIEYKCVTSDDLGIVGIELDGKPMGEFDLYSAQDRFDVTGFAKSDLKPDFHRLRIVATGRKHTASSDTAISFNAATVEN; encoded by the coding sequence ATGTTTGCCAGCGACGGTTTGGTGTTTTCTTCGTCAACTCAGTTCGGTGCGGCTCATTTACGTTCGTCGAATTATGGCGAGACGTTTTCAGAATCGCATGCGGGTATGCATCGGACTCTCGTCACCGGACACACGTTTTCGCCATACTTCGATCGCGACGGCACGATCTTCATGGCGACGCAGACCGGTTACTACAAGTCAACCGATCGAGGTCGCAGCTGGAAGAAGCAATCGCTGTTCGCGGACGAAGAAGTGTTGTCGATCTGCAGCGCCGCAGACTACTCGGAAACTGGAACGATCTATGTGCTGACGAAGAGTGGGGTTCAGCGAGTTGGCGATGCAACAAACGCCAGGACGCTAAAGGACTTCGACAAGACCACGTTTGGCAAGTTGCAAATTGCCGGCGATCGACTGTTCGTTCATCGTGTTTTCTATGACACGCCGAAAAAGAAGAACGGCATGGAATTGGTCGACTACGCCGCGGGAACAGTCGACGTGCTGGATCTTGCGACCAACACGTGGTCGACTCTGGCTGGCCAATTCAACTCGGGCGTGATTGCAGACTTCGATGCGTCTACGGACGGAAAAAACGTGGTTGTGTCGCTGAAAGGTGGCTCCATTCATCTCAGCAACGACCGCGGGCAATCTTGGAAGGAAGCCTTCGAACGCAACGGCGACTTCTTCTGCAAAGTGAAACTCTCTCCGAATTACGGGGAAGATCAAACGATCGCCTGCGGTTCGGCCAAAGGCTACTTTTTTCTGTCCAGCGACGGCGGTCAGAAATGGGAGACGCGATCAAACGGGCTGAGTCGATGGGTTCATCACGTCAATATTCTTATCAACAAGATCGTGTTCTCACCCAGCTACGCCAGCGACAAGACAATCTTTCTTGGCAAGACAACAGGCTTCTACAAGACTACCGATTCCGGAAAGTACTGGCGACACATCAACGTTTGGAACACCAAGTGGAGTTACTTCGTGTACGCCGCTCCGGGCACAGATTCGCAGGACATTTTCACCGCGACGTACAATAGCGGCATTTCGCGTTCCAGCGATCATGGAGATACCTGGCATAGTGCGAACATCGGCATCACGTCTGCTTTCGCAAATGGCATGCTGTTGTCGCCCAACTATGAGCAAGACAAGTCCATCTTTGTGCTGGACATCGCCACCGGGCTGTACCGGTCCAGCGACGGAGGCCGCTCGTGGGCGAACGTGAAGGAGACCGACACGGCGAAGGTCGTTGGCAAGCCGGTGTTGTATCGCAAGCTCGGCATCTCGCCGGAGTTCAAAGACGATGGGCTGATCTATTTCTTTTCTGTGCCACGTAAGATTCTCGGAGTGACGGAGAAGCATTCGTGGAAGTTCAATGACAAAACCAAAGAACTCACGCTGCTGTCGATCGGCGGAGACAAAAACTACATCAATGGTTTCTCGTTCACTCCCAAGGGGACGCAGCAGAAAAAGGTGTTCGCCGCGACAGCACGTGGTGCGTTTGTTTCTGCCGACGAAGGCCCGTCCTGGAAAAACTTGACTCCCGGACGCGGGGCGGAGAAGATCATTGTCTCGCCCAACTACGAGAATGATGGCCTGCTGTATCTGATGGACAAAAGCGGCAGTCTGCGCGTCACGAGCGATTTTGGTGCGACGTTCCGACCGGCCGACCTGAATCTCGACGGTAAGTACATCGGCAACTTGACGTTTTCGCCTGACTTTGCGAACGATCAGACATTGTACGTCAACACGTTTGGCGAAGGCGTTTTCCGATCGCAAGATGCTGGCAAGTCATGGAGCAATCTTGGCCTGAAGGGAAAGCTCCTTTTCAGCGGGCCAACGTTTTCATCGAACTACACAGACGACAAGACGCTGTTCGCTCCCGCAATCGACGGCGTCTTTCGTTCAACCGATGACGGTGCCACGTGGAAGAATATCCTGAACCGAACCGAGTACCTTCCAAAGGAACCCCAGTTGGTCCTGCGTGATCCCACCGGCCATGAGGTGCCACTGACATTCAACGTTCCTGTGGAAATGAAACGGTACAATATGTACGACGAGGAAGTCGGCTCGGAAATATTTCGGACAATTCCAGGTTCGGTCCAGAAAGTGAAGGATCCACGGGCGTATTTGGCTTCGTACTATAAGTTTCGCATGCCGCAAGGATCTGCTGTTGAGATTAGTTTTTACGGCACCGCGATCGAGTACAAATGCGTGACGTCCGACGACCTTGGCATTGTAGGGATTGAGCTCGACGGCAAACCAATGGGTGAGTTCGATCTGTACAGCGCACAGGATCGGTTCGACGTAACGGGGTTTGCGAAGAGTGACCTGAAACCTGACTTCCACCGTTTGCGTATCGTCGCCACGGGCCGGAAGCACACGGCCTCATCCGATACTGCAATATCGTTCAACGCGGCGACAGTGGAGAACTAG